A window of Phycisphaeraceae bacterium genomic DNA:
TCCCGACATGACGCTCAAGGAAGATCTCCAGTTTGCCGTCGCACTGGCGCGACGTTCCGGCCAGCTTGCCCGCGATTATTACGGTAAGGTCAAACGTCTCACCAAGCGGAATGACGAAGCGGTCACCGATGCTGACCGCGCCTGTCAAAAATTGATTTATGAGGCGATCCGCCCCCGCTTCCCCGGCGACGGCTTCATCGGGGAGGAGAATGACACCGGACTGGCTATCACCAGTGAGATTCCGAACCCCGCGGGGCGTGTCTGGGTCGTCGATCCCATCGACGGCACCAACAATTTCATTGCCGGCTTCGGACACTTCGCCACCTGCATCGGTCTGCTCGATGCCGGCCGGCCTGTGCTGGGCGTGGTGTATGACGTGATGGAAGATGTGATGTATGCCGCGGCGCGAGGCGAAGGCATGTCGGTTAATGACCGTCGCACACAGGTAAACGGTGATCCGCTTTCTGACAGTTCATTCGTCATGTCGTCAAGCAATCTCATCGACGCCAATGGCCGCGCCCCCTCCTGGCCGGCGCGCTGGCTCGGCCGAACGCCCTGGAAGATGCGCGTCATCGGTTCGGCGGCACTCGATGGTGCCCACGTAGCAGCCGGCATCGCTCACGGTGCCATCACCATTCACGGAAAACTCTGGGACGTGGTGGCCCCTGCTGCTCTGGTCATCGAAGCAGGCGGTCTGGTCACCGACACGCAGGGGAAGGCTGTCTTCCCCTTTAACCTCGAACGATACTCCGGTGCCCGCGTGCCAAACCTCATGGCTTCCCCTTCGGCACAGGAGACGCTGCTGCGGGAACTCCGCGAGTGGTGATGCTTATTTTTCGGAGAGTTTCTCGGCTCCGCCCGTGGCGTTCCCAGCAACACGGGTGATGTGATAAAGAAAGACCGCGGCTGCTACCGCGACGTTCAGTGAATCAGTTCCTCGGTGCATGGGAATCGTCACCAGTTGATCGCAAGCGGTCAGCCAGCGGGTGTGCAGGCCTTGTGACTCGCTACCCAGAAGAATGCCCACGCGATTGGGGGTTCGAGGGTGACGGATGGATTCCAGCGGAGCAGCGCGATCATCAAGCACCGAAGCCAGCAGATTTACATCCCACTCCTGCCGCAGACGATACAGATCACGCAGCAGGTCGTCGGAACGGACGATCGGCAACGTGAAGATCGAACCCATCGACACCCGAACCGACCGACGCCAATAAGGATCACATGATCGCTCACCGACGATCATGGCATCCGCACCCATCGCTGCGCTGATGCGGATCAGCGATCCCAGATTGTCTGC
This region includes:
- a CDS encoding RNA methyltransferase, encoding MPMIAVETLDDPRLDVYRNLKDRDVARHGDRFIAEGEHLVRRLLASDHRVDSVFIAQRRVEELASLVPSSVPLYVAPDSVLEGVIGFAFHSGVLACGIRPVEHRLDDVLPPPAGPAVPLTLVICPEIINADNLGSLIRISAAMGADAMIVGERSCDPYWRRSVRVSMGSIFTLPIVRSDDLLRDLYRLRQEWDVNLLASVLDDRAAPLESIRHPRTPNRVGILLGSESQGLHTRWLTACDQLVTIPMHRGTDSLNVAVAAAVFLYHITRVAGNATGGAEKLSEK